The Lysobacter panacisoli genome includes a window with the following:
- the trpA gene encoding tryptophan synthase subunit alpha encodes MNRIDRRFNQLREARRKALVPFITAGDPSLEATVPVMHALVEAGADVIELGVPFSDPMADGPTIQRSSERALARGAGLAFVFDSVRRFRECDADTPVVLMGYLNPVEIRGAERFAREAVHAGVDGVLLVDLPPEESSEVRAAFQSHGLALILLASPTTTDARLRLLSDDAQGYLYYVSFAGVTGADRLDTGAASTHLQAIRRQSRVPVVAGFGIKDAASAAAMAREADGVVVGSALVAELADAADPSVQARTFLAPLRAALDATTG; translated from the coding sequence ATGAACCGGATCGACCGACGCTTCAACCAACTGCGCGAGGCCCGCCGCAAGGCGCTGGTACCGTTCATCACCGCGGGCGATCCCTCGCTGGAGGCGACCGTACCGGTGATGCACGCGCTGGTCGAAGCCGGTGCGGACGTGATCGAGCTGGGCGTGCCGTTCTCCGATCCGATGGCCGACGGTCCGACCATCCAGCGCAGTTCCGAACGTGCACTCGCGCGCGGCGCCGGACTGGCGTTCGTGTTCGACAGCGTGCGCCGTTTCCGCGAATGCGACGCCGATACGCCGGTCGTGCTGATGGGCTACCTCAATCCGGTGGAGATCCGCGGCGCGGAGCGCTTCGCGCGCGAAGCCGTGCACGCGGGCGTCGACGGCGTGCTGCTGGTCGACCTGCCGCCGGAGGAATCGTCCGAGGTCCGCGCCGCGTTCCAATCGCACGGACTCGCGCTGATCCTGCTCGCGTCGCCGACCACCACCGACGCGCGCCTGCGCCTGCTCTCCGACGATGCGCAGGGCTACCTCTACTACGTCAGTTTCGCCGGCGTGACAGGCGCGGACCGTCTCGACACCGGCGCCGCATCCACGCACCTGCAGGCCATTCGCCGGCAGAGCCGGGTGCCGGTGGTCGCTGGCTTCGGCATCAAGGACGCGGCCAGTGCCGCGGCGATGGCGCGCGAGGCGGACGGCGTCGTGGTCGGCAGTGCGCTCGTGGCCGAACTGGCCGATGCGGCCGATCCTTCCGTGCAGGCCCGTACGTTCCTGGCACCGTTGCGCGCCGCCCTGGACGCCACCACGGGCTGA
- a CDS encoding DUF3413 domain-containing protein, whose protein sequence is MDPASAAASPRHRSAWLTGFILANALLGSLITCSNIPLASAASDWRSALFLLLALPGHFIFFGALVALPAWVVGRLVRNPRWMIGTAVALQSLWICLLLADAKVFELYRFHLNAMVANMIFGGALSDQVTFSAGMWVLIAFAVVALFALQAFAARLWWRALDRRPGLIGIRRAWWAVAVWLALGQVMTAVSDARGDRAVLAQLAYIPWAQPITMKDTLARLGVHTASASTLPNAGDNVLGYPRQSLQCDARPALNVLVVMVESLRHDMLVPEVMPNTARYAQDAQRFDNHVSTGNATRFGLFGLMYGLPGGYWQAMLAQQRGSAMIDLMQRDGYRMHIYGSAPLYSPEFDRTVFAQVRDRIVNAPSELGRAERDRYVVDRLQADIRNHSANERFFGFVFLDAPHAPYHLPEGFQSPFQPMAQEVNFLKLGPEHDPTPEFNRYRAAVHYSDQMIGQLLDALKHSAIADNTVVLITGDHGEEFNELRQNYWGHNGNFSDWQLRTPFVLHWPGRAPGVTTAPTSHEDFVPTVMRHALNCRNDTADYSTGVDLFGNIPATRPLLVESWSQRGIRDGERIYLFDNFGSATVVDRQYRALHDAEVSPHAVSSSWEQLTRFQKR, encoded by the coding sequence ATGGACCCCGCTTCCGCCGCCGCGTCGCCGCGACACCGCTCCGCCTGGCTGACCGGCTTCATCCTCGCCAATGCCCTGCTCGGGTCGCTGATCACCTGCAGCAACATCCCGCTGGCCAGCGCCGCGTCGGACTGGCGCTCGGCGCTGTTCCTGCTGCTCGCCCTACCCGGTCATTTCATCTTCTTCGGCGCGCTGGTGGCACTGCCCGCGTGGGTGGTGGGCCGTCTGGTCCGCAATCCGCGCTGGATGATCGGCACCGCCGTGGCGCTGCAGTCGCTGTGGATCTGCCTGCTGCTGGCGGATGCGAAGGTGTTCGAGCTGTACCGGTTCCACCTCAACGCGATGGTCGCCAACATGATCTTCGGCGGCGCGCTGAGCGACCAGGTCACGTTCTCGGCCGGCATGTGGGTGCTGATCGCATTCGCGGTGGTTGCCCTGTTCGCGCTGCAGGCGTTTGCCGCACGACTGTGGTGGCGTGCGCTCGACCGTCGCCCCGGGCTGATCGGCATCCGCCGCGCCTGGTGGGCGGTGGCGGTGTGGCTGGCCCTGGGCCAGGTGATGACGGCCGTGTCGGATGCGCGCGGCGATCGCGCGGTGCTCGCGCAATTGGCCTACATCCCGTGGGCGCAGCCGATCACGATGAAGGACACGCTGGCGCGCCTGGGTGTGCACACGGCGAGCGCGTCGACGCTTCCCAATGCCGGCGACAACGTGCTCGGCTATCCACGCCAGTCGTTGCAGTGCGATGCGCGCCCGGCGCTGAACGTGCTGGTGGTGATGGTCGAATCGCTGCGCCACGACATGCTCGTTCCCGAAGTGATGCCCAACACCGCGCGCTATGCGCAGGACGCGCAGCGCTTCGATAACCACGTCAGCACCGGCAACGCCACGCGCTTCGGCCTGTTCGGCCTGATGTACGGCCTGCCCGGCGGCTACTGGCAGGCGATGCTCGCGCAGCAGCGCGGCTCGGCGATGATCGACCTGATGCAGCGCGATGGCTACCGCATGCACATCTACGGCAGCGCCCCGCTGTACAGCCCGGAATTCGACCGCACGGTGTTCGCGCAGGTGCGCGATCGCATCGTCAACGCGCCGTCGGAACTGGGTCGCGCGGAACGCGACCGCTACGTGGTCGATCGCCTGCAGGCGGACATCCGCAACCATTCGGCGAACGAACGCTTCTTCGGCTTCGTGTTCCTCGATGCGCCGCACGCGCCGTACCACCTGCCGGAAGGCTTCCAGTCGCCGTTCCAGCCGATGGCGCAGGAAGTTAACTTCCTCAAGCTCGGGCCTGAGCACGACCCGACGCCGGAGTTCAACCGCTACCGCGCGGCCGTGCATTACAGCGACCAGATGATCGGCCAGCTGCTCGATGCACTGAAGCACAGCGCGATCGCCGACAACACGGTCGTGCTCATCACCGGTGACCACGGCGAGGAGTTCAACGAGCTGCGCCAGAACTACTGGGGCCACAACGGCAACTTCTCCGACTGGCAGCTGCGCACGCCGTTCGTGCTGCACTGGCCGGGCCGCGCGCCGGGCGTGACGACCGCGCCGACCTCGCACGAGGACTTCGTCCCGACCGTGATGCGCCATGCGCTGAACTGCCGCAACGACACCGCGGATTATTCGACCGGCGTGGACCTGTTCGGGAATATCCCGGCGACACGCCCGTTGCTGGTGGAAAGCTGGTCGCAGCGCGGCATCCGCGACGGCGAGCGCATCTACCTGTTCGACAACTTCGGATCGGCCACGGTGGTCGATCGCCAATACCGTGCGCTCCACGACGCCGAAGTTTCGCCGCACGCAGTGAGCAGTTCGTGGGAGCAGCTCACGCGATTTCAGAAGCGCTGA
- the trpB gene encoding tryptophan synthase subunit beta has translation MEITDFHAWPDAAGHFGRYGGRFVAETLIGPLEELAAAYDAARVDPAFNEAFDRDLAHYVGRPSPIYFAERLSREVGGARILLKREDLNHTGAHKINNTIGQALLASRMGKTRIIAETGAGQHGVASATVAARLGLECVVYMGATDIERQKINVYRMKLLGATVVPVTSGSATLKDALNEAMRDWVTNVRDTFYIIGTVAGPDPYPRMVRDFNAVVGREARAQMLAEYGRLPDAVTACVGGGSNAIGIFHAFLNDPSVRLVGAEAAGEGIATGHHAASLAAGRPGVLHGNRTYVLCDDDGQIIETHSVSAGLDYPGVGPEHAFLKDAGRAQYVGVSDDEALAAFHQLSRTEGILPALESSHAIAQAIKLARELPPDAIVLCNLSGRGDKDVHTIAAREGISL, from the coding sequence ATGGAGATCACCGACTTCCACGCTTGGCCGGACGCCGCCGGTCACTTCGGCCGCTACGGCGGGCGCTTCGTCGCCGAGACCCTCATCGGTCCGCTGGAGGAACTGGCCGCCGCCTACGACGCCGCCCGCGTCGATCCGGCGTTCAACGAGGCGTTCGATCGAGACCTCGCCCATTACGTCGGCCGTCCCAGTCCGATCTACTTCGCGGAGCGGCTCAGCCGCGAGGTCGGCGGCGCGCGCATCCTGCTCAAGCGCGAGGACCTGAACCACACCGGCGCGCACAAGATCAACAACACCATCGGCCAGGCGCTCCTCGCCAGCCGCATGGGCAAGACCCGGATCATCGCCGAGACCGGCGCCGGCCAGCACGGCGTCGCCAGCGCCACGGTCGCGGCGCGGCTCGGACTGGAATGCGTGGTCTACATGGGCGCGACCGACATCGAGCGCCAGAAGATCAACGTCTACCGGATGAAGCTGCTCGGTGCGACGGTAGTGCCGGTGACCAGTGGTTCGGCGACGCTGAAGGATGCGCTCAACGAAGCGATGCGCGACTGGGTGACGAACGTGCGCGACACGTTCTACATCATCGGCACGGTCGCCGGCCCCGATCCGTACCCGCGCATGGTGCGCGACTTCAATGCCGTGGTCGGCCGCGAAGCGCGCGCACAGATGCTGGCCGAGTACGGGCGGCTTCCCGACGCGGTGACTGCGTGCGTGGGCGGCGGCAGCAACGCGATCGGCATCTTCCATGCCTTCCTCAACGATCCGTCGGTGCGCCTGGTCGGCGCCGAAGCGGCGGGCGAGGGCATCGCCACCGGCCACCATGCGGCGTCGCTCGCGGCCGGTCGTCCCGGCGTGCTGCACGGCAATCGCACCTATGTGCTGTGCGACGACGACGGGCAGATCATCGAAACCCATTCGGTCTCGGCCGGCCTGGACTATCCGGGCGTCGGGCCGGAGCACGCGTTCCTCAAGGATGCTGGCCGCGCGCAGTACGTCGGCGTCAGCGACGACGAAGCGCTTGCCGCGTTCCACCAGCTGTCGCGCACCGAAGGCATCCTGCCCGCGCTCGAATCCAGCCATGCGATCGCGCAGGCGATCAAGCTCGCGCGCGAACTCCCGCCCGATGCGATCGTGCTGTGCAACCTGTCCGGTCGCGGCGACAAGGACGTGCACACCATCGCCGCGCGCGAAGGGATTTCGCTCTGA
- the accD gene encoding acetyl-CoA carboxylase, carboxyltransferase subunit beta, which produces MSWLKKLMPSGIRTETGASKRRSVPEGLWEKCDRCGAVLYRPELEENLEVCPKCSFHMPIRARVRLTALFDADSTREIAGELGPTDVLKFRDQKKYSDRIKAAQKSTGERDALVAMEGTLKQRPLVAAAFDFPFMGGSMGSVVGERFTRAAERAVELGCPMVCFTATGGARMQESLFSLMQMAKTSAALARMRAKGLPFVSVMTHPTTGGVSASFAMLGDLNLAEPEALIGFAGPRVIEQTVRETLPEGFQRSEFLLEHGALDQICDRRELRDRLATLMALMMKQPAPSDEPEAAA; this is translated from the coding sequence ATGTCCTGGCTCAAGAAACTCATGCCCTCGGGCATCCGCACCGAAACCGGCGCGTCCAAGCGCCGCAGCGTGCCCGAAGGTTTGTGGGAAAAGTGCGACCGCTGCGGCGCGGTGCTCTACCGCCCCGAACTCGAGGAGAACCTCGAGGTCTGCCCGAAGTGCAGCTTCCACATGCCGATCCGCGCGCGCGTTCGGCTGACGGCGTTGTTCGATGCGGACAGCACGCGCGAGATCGCCGGCGAGCTGGGCCCGACCGACGTGCTCAAGTTCCGTGACCAGAAGAAGTACTCCGATCGCATCAAGGCCGCGCAGAAGTCGACCGGCGAGCGCGACGCGCTGGTCGCGATGGAAGGCACGCTCAAGCAGCGTCCACTGGTCGCCGCCGCGTTCGACTTCCCCTTCATGGGCGGCTCGATGGGTTCGGTCGTCGGCGAGCGCTTCACCCGCGCTGCCGAGCGCGCGGTCGAGCTGGGCTGCCCGATGGTGTGCTTCACCGCGACCGGTGGCGCGCGCATGCAGGAAAGCCTGTTCTCGCTGATGCAGATGGCCAAGACGTCCGCCGCTCTCGCGCGCATGCGTGCGAAGGGCCTGCCGTTCGTCTCGGTGATGACGCATCCGACCACCGGCGGCGTGTCCGCTTCGTTCGCGATGCTGGGCGACCTCAACCTGGCCGAACCGGAAGCGCTGATCGGCTTCGCCGGCCCGCGCGTTATCGAGCAGACCGTGCGCGAGACGTTGCCGGAAGGTTTCCAGCGTTCGGAATTCCTGCTCGAGCACGGCGCACTCGACCAGATCTGCGATCGCCGCGAACTGCGCGACCGCCTCGCCACGCTGATGGCGTTGATGATGAAGCAGCCCGCGCCCAGCGACGAGCCCGAGGCCGCGGCGTGA
- the truA gene encoding tRNA pseudouridine(38-40) synthase TruA → MDAPPARRFALGVEYDGSGFCGWQRLSKHGEPEREGEETLQAALENAISFVAGHPVETICAGRTDAGVHAACQVVHFDSHAQRDPRSWMLGVTSRLPPQIAVRWAQAVPDDFHARFSARARRYRYRILNRPIRAALQRQYLSWERRALDADAMHRAAQALLGENDFSAFRTVHCQSPHAFRELQQILVTRSGDVVEVEVQANAFLHHMVRNIVGSLLMVGSGEKPEGWIAELLAGRDRTVAGPTAPPTGLLFLGPRYPAQWGLPAEVTL, encoded by the coding sequence CTGGACGCACCGCCGGCGCGGCGTTTCGCGCTCGGCGTGGAGTACGACGGCAGCGGTTTCTGCGGTTGGCAGCGCCTGAGCAAGCACGGCGAACCCGAACGCGAAGGCGAGGAAACCCTGCAGGCGGCGCTGGAGAACGCGATCTCCTTCGTCGCCGGGCATCCGGTGGAGACCATCTGCGCCGGCCGCACCGACGCCGGCGTGCACGCGGCCTGCCAGGTCGTGCATTTCGACAGCCATGCGCAGCGCGATCCGCGCAGCTGGATGCTCGGCGTGACCAGCCGCCTGCCGCCGCAGATCGCGGTGCGCTGGGCGCAGGCGGTGCCGGACGATTTCCATGCGCGCTTCTCGGCGCGTGCGCGCCGCTATCGCTACCGCATCCTCAATCGCCCGATACGTGCCGCGCTGCAGCGCCAGTACCTGAGCTGGGAACGCCGTGCGCTCGACGCCGACGCGATGCATCGCGCCGCGCAGGCACTGCTCGGCGAGAACGACTTCTCCGCGTTCCGCACCGTGCACTGCCAGTCGCCGCACGCGTTCCGCGAGTTGCAGCAGATCCTCGTCACCCGCAGTGGCGACGTGGTCGAAGTGGAAGTGCAGGCCAACGCGTTCCTGCACCACATGGTGCGCAACATCGTCGGCAGCCTGCTGATGGTCGGCAGCGGCGAGAAGCCGGAGGGCTGGATCGCGGAACTGCTCGCCGGTCGCGACCGCACCGTCGCCGGTCCGACCGCACCGCCGACCGGATTGCTGTTCCTCGGCCCGCGCTATCCGGCGCAGTGGGGCCTGCCCGCAGAGGTGACGTTGTGA
- a CDS encoding LysR family transcriptional regulator has protein sequence MSRDLPPLNALRAFEAVARLDSVSRAAEELHVTHGAVSRHLKALEEALGTPLFVREGRGLALTPAGHRLHEAAEVAFAPLRQAWTELRRRPHAPLVLGCPGSLLARWMIPRLDRLARDMPDLTLHLSPSETVPDARLAGMDAALLIAEPPWPAEWQVHELAIERIGPVVGPRFAGVDRLRDASPDALLALPLLHTASRPQAWSDWARRNGLDPSALQLGTGFAHLYYLLEAAEAGLGVAIAPEPLVAEDMRAGRLIAPWGFVDTDGRWALVAPRRSTDPRVARLAEWLRGELA, from the coding sequence ATGAGCCGCGACCTGCCCCCGCTCAACGCCCTGCGCGCCTTCGAGGCCGTGGCCCGGCTGGACAGCGTAAGCCGCGCTGCCGAGGAGCTGCACGTCACCCACGGTGCGGTCAGCCGGCATCTCAAGGCGCTGGAAGAGGCGCTGGGCACGCCCTTGTTCGTGCGCGAAGGCCGCGGGTTGGCACTGACCCCCGCCGGCCATCGCCTGCACGAAGCTGCCGAGGTCGCGTTCGCCCCGCTACGCCAGGCCTGGACCGAACTGCGCCGCCGCCCGCACGCGCCGCTTGTGCTTGGTTGTCCGGGCAGCCTGCTGGCGCGCTGGATGATCCCGCGCCTGGACCGGCTCGCCCGTGATATGCCCGACCTCACCCTGCATCTGTCGCCCAGCGAGACCGTTCCGGACGCACGCCTCGCCGGCATGGACGCGGCCCTGCTCATCGCCGAACCACCGTGGCCCGCGGAGTGGCAGGTGCACGAACTGGCGATCGAGCGCATCGGACCGGTGGTCGGCCCGCGCTTCGCCGGTGTCGATCGCCTCCGCGACGCCTCGCCCGACGCGCTGCTGGCGTTGCCGTTGCTGCATACCGCCTCACGCCCGCAAGCGTGGAGCGACTGGGCGCGGCGCAACGGACTCGATCCGTCGGCACTACAGCTGGGAACCGGCTTCGCGCATCTGTACTACCTGCTCGAAGCCGCCGAAGCGGGGCTGGGCGTGGCGATCGCACCGGAACCGCTGGTCGCGGAGGACATGCGCGCCGGGCGCCTGATCGCACCGTGGGGATTCGTCGACACCGACGGCCGCTGGGCTTTGGTCGCGCCCAGGCGCAGTACGGATCCGCGCGTGGCGCGATTGGCGGAATGGCTGCGCGGTGAGCTGGCCTAA
- a CDS encoding phosphoribosylanthranilate isomerase, translated as MNAPLRTRIKFCGMTRAQDVALACELGVDAVGFVFAARSPRRLGVDQAAALRTHTMLFVDVVALVMDSPAELVREVIAQVRPTLLQFHGDEDAAFCRSFGLPYLKVIAMGEGGDAATQAKDHADASAFLLDSHARGAGGGTGRPFDWTRIPRDLGKPFLLAGGLGPDNVFDAIRDVHPWGVDVSSGIESAPGEKDAAKMRRFVEEVRRADSLRG; from the coding sequence GTGAACGCACCGCTGCGCACGCGCATCAAGTTCTGCGGCATGACCCGCGCGCAGGACGTCGCGCTCGCCTGCGAGCTGGGCGTCGACGCGGTGGGTTTCGTGTTCGCCGCGCGTAGCCCGCGCCGGCTCGGGGTCGATCAGGCCGCGGCGCTGCGTACGCACACAATGCTGTTCGTCGATGTCGTCGCGCTGGTGATGGACAGCCCGGCCGAGCTCGTGCGCGAGGTGATCGCGCAGGTGCGGCCGACGCTGCTGCAATTCCACGGCGATGAGGATGCGGCGTTCTGCCGCAGCTTCGGCCTGCCGTACCTCAAGGTCATCGCGATGGGCGAGGGCGGCGATGCGGCGACGCAGGCGAAGGACCATGCGGACGCATCGGCATTCCTGCTCGACAGCCACGCGCGCGGAGCCGGTGGCGGCACCGGCAGGCCCTTCGACTGGACACGCATTCCGCGCGATCTCGGCAAGCCGTTCCTGCTCGCTGGCGGCCTCGGCCCGGACAATGTGTTCGACGCCATCCGCGATGTGCACCCGTGGGGTGTGGATGTGTCCAGCGGCATCGAGTCCGCACCGGGTGAGAAGGACGCAGCGAAGATGCGTCGCTTCGTCGAGGAAGTGCGGCGCGCGGATTCGCTGCGCGGTTGA
- a CDS encoding type IV pilus assembly protein FimV, which produces MKQQVVKQSSARRYARTALGLALALASGAASALGLGQIEVKSRLGQPFLAEIPIISSDPSELENIQAELASPLVFARIGLQPPMGLVAQLQFTSALDSAGRPVIRVTTEQPVTEPLLTFLVSVDWGQGRLVREYAALVDAPRTVSAPLQPQIDETVVSAPNTIERPVEAAPPATEPPPEVASEETTAEEGTGTEIAPTPEPQPQTQVAVATPPRAPVPDVARELSGDYEVRRGDTLSQIAGRMEGEGFTLDQAMIALLRANPDAFIGGNINRLKAGAVLALPPGDELASVDASQARRLVASQVQQWRDARRAVPQPALEGDIVASAAAATSAGATPASSGATASAAGGTTADARLEIVPPGASRATQAGTQSGIEAGGEGEMLRQELQQNQETIAAREAEVKELKSRVAELEQLQQKQQQLMAMKDSELAAAQQRLAKSNNEAAPSGGSALPWAIGGGALLLVLVGGWLWRRRPSKPVFRAPSAAAPSIADAFAEPLADEPEAVEAAIVEAQAEEARVEETPRAAVVESDEPPFELTPQPTRARPAPTPSAPIAPAWHVASNGGRRGHVEPTLATQPGQERLELARAYLDLGDTESARQLLSEVVINGDLAARQQASRMLQELD; this is translated from the coding sequence GTGAAACAACAGGTTGTCAAACAAAGCTCGGCCAGACGCTACGCGCGCACCGCGCTGGGGCTGGCTCTGGCCTTGGCCAGCGGCGCGGCTTCGGCGCTGGGCCTGGGGCAGATCGAGGTCAAGTCCCGGCTCGGCCAGCCGTTCCTGGCCGAGATCCCGATTATTTCCAGCGATCCGAGCGAACTGGAGAACATCCAGGCCGAGCTCGCCTCGCCCCTCGTCTTCGCCCGCATCGGCCTGCAACCGCCGATGGGCCTGGTCGCGCAGTTGCAGTTCACCTCGGCGCTGGACTCCGCCGGCCGACCGGTCATCCGCGTCACCACCGAGCAGCCCGTCACCGAACCGTTGCTGACCTTCCTGGTCTCGGTCGACTGGGGCCAGGGCCGGCTGGTGCGCGAATACGCCGCGCTGGTCGATGCGCCGCGCACGGTGTCCGCGCCGCTGCAGCCGCAGATCGACGAGACCGTCGTTTCCGCACCGAACACCATCGAGCGGCCGGTCGAAGCCGCGCCGCCCGCCACCGAGCCGCCGCCGGAAGTCGCGAGCGAGGAAACCACGGCCGAAGAAGGCACCGGCACGGAAATCGCGCCGACGCCCGAACCACAGCCGCAGACCCAGGTCGCGGTGGCGACGCCGCCGCGCGCGCCGGTGCCCGACGTGGCCCGCGAGCTGTCCGGCGACTACGAAGTGCGCCGCGGCGACACGCTGTCGCAGATCGCCGGCCGCATGGAAGGCGAGGGCTTCACCCTCGACCAGGCCATGATCGCGCTGTTGCGCGCCAACCCCGATGCGTTCATCGGCGGCAACATCAACCGCCTCAAGGCCGGCGCGGTGCTCGCGCTGCCGCCGGGCGACGAACTGGCCAGCGTCGATGCCAGCCAGGCACGCCGTCTGGTGGCGAGCCAGGTCCAGCAATGGCGCGATGCGCGCCGCGCGGTGCCGCAACCTGCGCTGGAAGGCGACATCGTCGCCTCCGCCGCAGCGGCGACGTCGGCGGGTGCGACACCAGCGAGCAGTGGTGCAACGGCGTCGGCAGCGGGCGGCACGACCGCGGATGCGCGTCTGGAAATCGTCCCGCCCGGCGCGAGCCGCGCCACCCAGGCGGGAACGCAGTCCGGCATCGAGGCCGGTGGTGAGGGCGAGATGCTTCGACAGGAACTGCAGCAGAACCAGGAAACCATCGCGGCCCGCGAGGCCGAGGTGAAGGAACTCAAGAGCCGCGTCGCCGAGCTCGAACAACTGCAGCAGAAGCAGCAGCAGTTGATGGCGATGAAGGACAGCGAACTGGCCGCCGCGCAGCAGCGCCTGGCCAAGAGCAACAACGAAGCCGCGCCGTCCGGCGGCTCGGCCCTGCCGTGGGCCATCGGCGGCGGCGCGCTGCTGCTGGTGCTGGTCGGTGGCTGGCTGTGGCGTCGTCGTCCTTCGAAGCCGGTGTTCCGCGCGCCGTCCGCCGCTGCGCCGTCGATCGCCGATGCGTTCGCCGAACCCTTGGCCGACGAGCCGGAAGCGGTCGAGGCCGCGATCGTCGAAGCGCAGGCGGAAGAAGCGCGCGTGGAGGAAACGCCGCGCGCTGCTGTCGTCGAATCCGATGAGCCGCCGTTCGAACTCACCCCGCAGCCGACCCGCGCGCGTCCCGCGCCGACACCGTCCGCACCGATCGCGCCGGCCTGGCACGTCGCCTCCAATGGCGGACGCCGTGGCCACGTCGAACCGACTCTGGCGACGCAGCCGGGGCAGGAGCGCCTGGAACTCGCGCGCGCCTACCTCGACCTGGGCGACACCGAAAGTGCGCGCCAGCTGCTCAGCGAAGTCGTGATCAACGGCGATCTGGCCGCGCGCCAGCAAGCGTCGCGGATGCTGCAAGAGCTGGATTGA
- the glmM gene encoding phosphoglucosamine mutase, with protein MSRKYFGTDGIRGRVGEGPISADFVLRLGNAYGHALPRRDWRNPVVIIGKDTRISNYMFEAALEAGLVAAGVDVQLMGPMPTPAVSHLTHSMRADGGIVISASHNPHHDNGIKFFSAEGEKLDDATELAIEAALEQPFRTVPSEQLGKAVRTRDALGRYIEHCKSSVPKGFDLGGLRIAMDCANGATYQLGPLVLRELGARVDAIGIDPNGININDGVGSTHPETLAAHVRATDADVGIAFDGDGDRVLFVDSDGVVCDGDDLLYVLASDWQASGRLRGPVVGTLMTNYALERAFAERGIGFIRAKVGDRYVHQQLIANDGVLGGEASGHLLCLDRANTGDAIVSALQVLEVLKRRGISLRQALDGFSKVPQKTVNVRFQGDSRPVEAASVQAALADAQAAVAGRGRAFLRPSGTEPVVRVTVEADDAGLMQSTLDRLAAAVREAV; from the coding sequence ATGAGCCGCAAGTATTTCGGAACCGATGGCATCCGTGGGCGCGTGGGCGAAGGTCCGATCTCGGCCGACTTCGTCCTACGCCTGGGTAATGCCTACGGCCACGCGCTGCCGCGCCGCGACTGGCGAAATCCGGTGGTGATCATCGGCAAGGACACGCGCATCTCGAACTACATGTTCGAGGCCGCGCTCGAAGCCGGTCTCGTCGCCGCGGGCGTGGACGTGCAGTTGATGGGCCCGATGCCGACGCCGGCCGTGTCGCACCTCACGCACTCCATGCGCGCCGACGGTGGCATCGTCATCTCGGCCTCGCACAACCCGCATCACGACAACGGCATCAAGTTCTTCTCGGCCGAAGGCGAGAAGCTGGACGACGCGACCGAGCTGGCGATCGAGGCGGCGCTGGAACAGCCGTTCCGCACCGTGCCGTCCGAGCAGCTGGGCAAGGCCGTGCGCACGCGCGACGCGCTGGGCCGCTACATCGAGCACTGCAAGTCGTCGGTGCCCAAGGGCTTCGACCTCGGCGGACTGCGCATCGCGATGGACTGCGCCAATGGCGCGACCTATCAGCTCGGTCCGCTGGTGTTGCGCGAGCTGGGCGCGCGCGTCGACGCCATCGGCATCGATCCCAACGGCATCAACATCAACGACGGCGTGGGCTCGACCCATCCCGAGACGCTGGCCGCGCACGTCCGCGCGACCGACGCCGATGTCGGCATCGCCTTCGACGGCGACGGCGACCGCGTGCTGTTCGTCGACAGCGACGGCGTGGTCTGCGACGGCGACGACCTGCTGTACGTGCTTGCCAGCGACTGGCAGGCCAGCGGCCGCCTGAGGGGCCCCGTGGTCGGCACGCTGATGACCAACTACGCGCTGGAACGCGCCTTCGCCGAACGCGGCATCGGTTTCATCCGCGCCAAGGTCGGCGACCGTTACGTGCACCAGCAGCTGATCGCCAACGACGGCGTGCTCGGCGGCGAAGCGTCCGGCCATCTGCTGTGCCTGGACCGCGCCAACACCGGCGATGCCATCGTCAGTGCGCTGCAGGTGCTGGAAGTGCTCAAGCGTCGCGGCATCTCGCTGCGGCAGGCGCTGGACGGCTTCAGCAAGGTGCCGCAGAAGACCGTCAACGTGCGTTTCCAGGGCGATTCGCGCCCGGTCGAGGCCGCGTCGGTGCAGGCCGCACTTGCGGATGCGCAGGCGGCAGTGGCCGGTCGCGGTCGTGCGTTCCTGCGTCCATCGGGCACCGAGCCGGTGGTGCGCGTCACGGTCGAAGCCGACGACGCCGGCCTGATGCAGTCCACGCTCGATCGTCTCGCCGCAGCGGTCCGCGAAGCGGTGTGA